One Oryza glaberrima chromosome 11, OglaRS2, whole genome shotgun sequence genomic region harbors:
- the LOC127755165 gene encoding geranylgeranyl transferase type-2 subunit beta 1-like, with protein MGDGGELAAEKHVRYIVTMEKKDSFESLVMEHIRLNGAFWGLTTLDLLHKLHAVEADEFIEWITSCYHPDSGSARRAVDWGGNVGHDAHVLYTLSAGQVLCLFDRLDALDVDKTPSRISRCIEQLASEREAVYLLHGDDVADVLLRRQLPSIPHGCAG; from the exons ATGGGGGATGGAGgggagctggcggcggagaAGCACGTCCGCTACATCGTCACCATGGAGAAG AAGGACTCGTTCGAGTCGCTGGTGATGGAGCACATCCGGCTCAACGGCGCGTTCTGGGGCCTTACCACGCTCGACCTCCTCCACAAGCTCCACGCCGTGGAAGCCGACGAGTTTATCGAGTGGATCACGTCCTGCTACCACCCGGATTCCGGATCCGCGAGAAGGGCG GTGGATTGGGGGGGAAACGTTGGGCACGACGCGCATGTCCTCTACACGCTCAGCGCCGGGCAGGTCCTGTGCCTCTTTGATCGGCTTGATGCTCTCGATGTTGATAAG ACACCGAGCAGAATCAGCCGCTGCATCGAGCAGCTCGCATCCGAGCGAGAGGCGGTCTACCTTCTCCACGGTGATGATGTAGCGGACGTGCTtctccgccgccagctcccATCCATCCCCCATGGCTGCGCTGGCTAG